One part of the candidate division Zixibacteria bacterium HGW-Zixibacteria-1 genome encodes these proteins:
- a CDS encoding phosphohydrolase, with amino-acid sequence MDRPTALALMEAKIKNGNLRKHILAVEAGMLIMADHFGEDRELWGLTGLLHDLDYDVTLKKPDEHTFITEDWLRDYNLPPEMIYAIRCHPGHAPCRSRLDWALFATDPTTGFIVACALMHPSKKLVNVDEEFMLRRFKEKRFAAGASREAMAACSNLGLELNEFLLLVRDGMLTISDKLEL; translated from the coding sequence ATTGACCGCCCCACCGCCCTGGCCCTGATGGAAGCAAAAATTAAGAACGGGAATCTGCGAAAACATATTCTGGCCGTGGAAGCAGGCATGCTGATTATGGCCGATCATTTTGGCGAGGATCGGGAACTCTGGGGTTTGACCGGACTGCTGCATGATCTAGATTATGATGTCACGCTCAAGAAACCCGACGAACACACTTTCATAACCGAAGACTGGCTCAGGGATTATAACCTCCCCCCGGAAATGATATATGCCATCCGCTGCCATCCCGGTCATGCGCCCTGTCGAAGCAGGCTTGACTGGGCCTTATTTGCCACGGACCCGACGACCGGCTTTATTGTCGCCTGCGCCCTGATGCATCCTTCGAAAAAACTGGTCAATGTCGATGAGGAGTTCATGCTTCGCCGTTTCAAGGAAAAGCGTTTTGCCGCCGGCGCCTCGCGCGAGGCAATGGCGGCCTGTTCAAATCTCGGATTGGAGTTGAATGAATTTCTGCTTCTGGTCCGGGACGGCATGTTAA